One window of Triticum dicoccoides isolate Atlit2015 ecotype Zavitan chromosome 5A, WEW_v2.0, whole genome shotgun sequence genomic DNA carries:
- the LOC119301166 gene encoding uncharacterized protein LOC119301166 → MAGPSLPTPPPVEEPQTGAAKSVTTVDALTVDTLRNILRRLSLADLLRAALACHRWRRVAARCIPCTAPLLGYFFHPTATGLPAPLHSRSKEIDTPAVFAPLDASSPSLSLDFAPGASRYVLHDCHQGLLLLEPFASLPKGTIPRFLVIDPATRRRVLLPPPPRDTVPDDHRWRRSRYYVGSALLSRAHPSKLCFEVVCFAIDGGHPRVWVASVDDGRCSWRAHPRTMELEVDFDPWLFEGRCVHAAGKIYWHICNSYRMLVLDPATLHLSYLLAPAVLSDHFCTYRVGETPEDGRLCLLAVGSRSRQLQLWVRAEARGSDNGWFLEREMLNMRVVWDAVPGLPNDLAHRIFSVWPSDMDAGRTGKVFIRTIGYGRYSLHLDTAKIEPLHTKHGKEYGHPIFAYFLAWPPAFLAPEY, encoded by the coding sequence ATGGCCGGACCATCTCTCCCTACGCCACCGCCGGTGGAGGAGCCACAGACGGGGGCTGCGAAGTCGGTGACGACGGTCGATGCCCTCACCGTGGACACCCTCCGCAACATTCTCCGTCGCCTCTCCCTCGCCGACCTTCTCCGTGCCGCCCTCGCCTGCCACCGCTGGCGCCGCGTCGCCGCACGCTGCATCCCCTGCACCGCCCCACTTCTCGGCTACTTCTTCCACCCCACCGCCACCGGTTTGCCAGCGCCCCTGCACTCGCGATCCAAGGAGATCGACACCCCCGCCGTCTTCGCTCCCTTGGACGCCTCCTCCCCGAGCCTCTCCCTCGACTTCGCTCCGGGGGCCTCCCGCTACGTGCTCCACGACTGCCACCAAGGCCTCCTGCTTCTCGAGCCGTTCGCGTCACTCCCCAAGGGGACCATCCCGCGCTTCCTCGTCATCGACCCGGCCACCCGCCGCCGCGTGCTCCTCCCGCCGCCACCGCGCGACACGGTGCCCGACGACCACCGCTGGCGCCGCTCCAGGTACTACGTCGGCTCCGCACTGCTCTCCCGCGCGCACCCGAGCAAGCTCTGCTTCGAGGTCGTCTGCTTCGCCATCGACGGCGGGCACCCGCGCGTCTGGGTCGCGTCCGTGGACGACGGCCGATGCAGCTGGCGCGCCCACCCGCGGACCATGGAGCTAGAGGTCGATTTCGACCCCTGGTTGTTCGAAGGGCGCTGCGTGCACGCCGCCGGGAAGATCTACTGGCACATCTGCAACTCCTACCGCATGCTCGTGCTGGACCCTGCGACACTGCACTTGTCCTACCTGCTGGCGCCGGCCGTACTGTCAGACCATTTCTGCACGTACCGCGTCGGGGAGACGCCGGAGGACGGCCGGCTCTGCCTCCTGGCCGTGGGGAGTCGCTCGAGGCAGCTGCAGCTCTGGGTCCGCGCGGAGGCCAGAGGGAGCGACAATGGGTGGTTTCTGGAGAGGGAGATGCTCAACATGCGTGTGGTGTGGGACGCAGTGCCAGGCCTGCCCAATGACCTTGCCCACAGGATCTTCAGTGTTTGGCCCAGCGACATGGACGCGGGGCGTACCGGGAAGGTGTTCATCAGAACCATAGGATATGGGCGCTACTCCTTACATCTGGACACCGCCAAGATTGAGCCCCTGCACACCAAACATGGCAAGGAGTACGGCCACCCGATCTTTGCCTACTTCCTCGCGTGGCCGCCTGCCTTCCTCGCTCCAGAATACTGA